From one Vallitalea longa genomic stretch:
- a CDS encoding response regulator transcription factor — MSDKVKVAIAEDIKVLREDFCELVNNEDDMIVVGAAANGREVIEIADNKDVDLILMDIEMEKYHDGIEAAQNILQYHSNIAIVFLTIHEDDETVFNAFATGAVDYVVKSSPYEEILESIRNAVKGKSVIRSNIAAKIRNEFSRMKRNEESLLFVFDIISKLTPTERELIKLLLMSMKVSEIAKNRHVEVVTIKSQINSLLKKFQKRRTKEIVSMIRKLQIEYLFE; from the coding sequence ATGTCGGATAAAGTTAAAGTTGCTATTGCAGAAGATATTAAGGTGTTGAGAGAAGATTTTTGCGAGCTTGTAAACAATGAAGATGATATGATTGTAGTTGGTGCAGCTGCAAATGGAAGAGAAGTCATAGAAATAGCAGATAATAAAGATGTTGATCTTATCCTAATGGATATAGAAATGGAAAAATATCATGACGGTATAGAAGCGGCTCAGAATATTTTACAATATCATTCTAATATCGCTATAGTATTTCTTACAATTCATGAAGATGATGAGACGGTATTCAATGCATTCGCAACGGGAGCAGTTGATTATGTTGTAAAATCTTCCCCCTATGAAGAGATTCTTGAGAGTATCAGAAATGCTGTAAAAGGTAAATCAGTTATTCGTTCTAATATTGCAGCCAAGATAAGAAATGAATTCTCTAGGATGAAACGTAATGAAGAAAGTCTATTATTCGTATTTGATATAATTTCAAAACTGACACCTACAGAACGAGAACTAATCAAATTATTATTAATGAGCATGAAGGTATCAGAAATCGCTAAAAACAGACATGTAGAAGTTGTTACAATAAAATCTCAGATTAACAGCTTATTGAAGAAATTCCAGAAGAGAAGAACTAAAGAAATCGTATCTATGATAAGAAAATTACAGATAGAGTATCTATTTGAGTAA
- a CDS encoding sensor histidine kinase translates to MIIIILILLIGCMFYFFIKLKNMLSFWMLALYIGCFFVVLGYMYYYAKNGGVSKDVYILLFLHKNIMDYLMYSPIPLDKLSMFIVMGRSIFIYSNLCFGIKVYFNKNIKDNKKWYALVSIFPIIHTIWYYPSLYRKFFVHRYHLINNISRIFIVIYTVISIILIYMKYKKINIPYFKKQLKYILAAVLSINVLFYLFGFFGTMQISDPNTLGYLYSTFAMLQSSVALLPWYVIISVAVLFIGIGFVFLWNYSKIEEQIGKPDLFLERKLKTAHMGARIFTHGIKNQLLSTRVLLRRTRNLINNESIEIEKIEKNINALEQLNEQMLARMDVLYRTFKSNTMQLKPISVRQAIKSALNKTGEFPEDVFFLVKDFEDKIVLGDIAHLTEALYNIIKNSIDAIKAKNSNELGKLIIDCHFESTWCVIEIVDNGIGIEKNKINKIFDPFYTNKNTNYNWGIGLSYAQQIIKSQFGYIRTESEVNVGTTFFIFLPIYKTDKKMSEPKF, encoded by the coding sequence ATGATTATTATAATATTAATTCTCTTAATAGGTTGTATGTTTTACTTTTTTATTAAACTAAAAAATATGTTATCTTTTTGGATGTTGGCATTGTATATTGGATGCTTTTTTGTTGTATTAGGGTATATGTATTATTATGCTAAAAACGGAGGAGTATCTAAAGACGTTTATATTTTACTTTTTCTTCACAAAAATATAATGGATTATCTTATGTATTCGCCTATACCTTTGGATAAATTAAGTATGTTTATCGTTATGGGCAGGTCAATATTCATTTATTCTAATTTATGTTTCGGTATAAAAGTATATTTCAATAAGAATATAAAAGATAATAAGAAGTGGTATGCTTTAGTCTCAATTTTTCCTATAATACATACTATATGGTATTATCCAAGTCTATATAGGAAGTTTTTTGTACATAGATATCATCTCATTAATAATATATCTAGAATTTTTATCGTTATCTATACTGTTATAAGCATAATACTTATTTATATGAAATACAAGAAAATAAATATACCTTATTTCAAGAAACAACTAAAATATATTCTTGCTGCTGTGTTAAGTATAAATGTATTATTTTATTTATTTGGCTTTTTTGGTACAATGCAGATATCGGATCCCAATACCCTTGGATATCTGTATTCAACTTTTGCTATGTTGCAATCATCAGTTGCGTTACTTCCTTGGTACGTCATCATTTCTGTAGCAGTTTTATTTATAGGAATAGGTTTTGTTTTCTTATGGAATTATTCAAAAATCGAAGAGCAGATAGGAAAACCAGATTTATTTTTGGAAAGAAAATTGAAAACAGCTCATATGGGTGCTAGAATTTTTACTCATGGTATTAAAAATCAATTATTATCCACAAGAGTATTATTAAGACGTACAAGAAATCTGATAAATAATGAATCTATTGAAATAGAGAAGATAGAGAAAAACATTAATGCATTAGAGCAACTGAATGAGCAAATGTTGGCAAGAATGGATGTGTTATATAGAACTTTCAAATCGAATACAATGCAGCTTAAGCCCATATCAGTGAGACAAGCAATAAAATCTGCATTGAATAAGACAGGGGAGTTTCCTGAAGATGTATTTTTTCTAGTAAAAGATTTTGAAGATAAGATTGTATTAGGTGATATTGCCCATCTTACTGAAGCATTATATAATATTATTAAAAATAGTATAGATGCCATTAAAGCTAAGAACAGTAATGAACTGGGTAAGTTAATTATTGACTGTCACTTTGAAAGTACTTGGTGTGTTATAGAGATTGTTGATAATGGTATTGGAATTGAGAAAAATAAAATAAATAAAATATTTGATCCATTCTATACTAACAAAAATACTAATTATAACTGGGGTATCGGACTTTCTTATGCACAGCAGATTATTAAATCACAATTTGGCTATATAAGGACAGAGAGTGAGGTTAATGTAGGAACGACTTTCTTTATATTTTTACCTATCTATAAGACAGATAAAAAAATGAGTGAGCCTAAGTTTTGA
- a CDS encoding aliphatic sulfonate ABC transporter substrate-binding protein, with product MKKLLGVLLSIVLVMSLFVGCSGKKEETKSDSKSAVEITDNENVKDKGEDVTKDAEEKPEKLKKLKIAYHPNMGGATAIMTGIKTGVFEEQGLEIELKKFTSGPPEIAAMVSGDIDIGYIGMGAHFLAIEGQVDLIAIDALGNSDRLLTRKETGIESIEDLVGKKVAVPLGTSGETVFDLALKKAGVPREKVKVVNMDIAGAVSAYISGQVDAAAIWAPYTLKAVESLGEDEVVELAKNEDFMPDYVFPSSWIATPKYIEKNKDTVIKFVKGLYKAMDYRVDNVDEAIDWALEKVEDVEKDSAKVEANQMIMMTSSKISDAIESGDIIKWFEGLEKLFLKTGKIEEKVPVEEFVRTDIIEESLK from the coding sequence ATGAAAAAATTATTAGGAGTTTTGTTATCTATTGTATTAGTAATGAGTTTATTTGTTGGATGTAGTGGCAAAAAAGAAGAAACAAAATCGGATTCTAAAAGTGCTGTTGAAATAACAGATAATGAAAATGTAAAAGATAAAGGCGAAGATGTTACTAAGGATGCAGAAGAAAAACCAGAGAAGCTAAAGAAATTAAAAATAGCTTATCATCCTAATATGGGTGGAGCTACTGCAATCATGACAGGTATCAAAACAGGTGTATTTGAAGAGCAGGGTCTTGAAATAGAGTTAAAAAAATTTACAAGTGGTCCACCTGAAATAGCAGCAATGGTTTCAGGAGATATAGATATCGGATATATCGGAATGGGTGCACATTTTCTAGCAATAGAAGGACAAGTAGATTTAATTGCAATAGATGCATTAGGTAATTCAGATAGATTATTAACTAGGAAAGAAACAGGTATTGAAAGTATTGAAGATTTAGTTGGGAAAAAAGTTGCAGTTCCTCTTGGAACTTCAGGAGAAACAGTTTTTGATTTAGCTCTAAAAAAAGCAGGTGTTCCAAGAGAAAAAGTCAAAGTTGTAAACATGGATATAGCGGGTGCAGTTTCAGCATATATTTCAGGACAAGTTGATGCAGCTGCCATCTGGGCGCCATATACTCTAAAAGCTGTAGAGAGTCTAGGAGAAGATGAAGTTGTGGAATTGGCTAAAAATGAAGATTTTATGCCTGATTATGTTTTCCCTTCAAGCTGGATAGCGACACCAAAATATATTGAGAAGAATAAGGATACTGTAATAAAATTTGTTAAAGGTCTTTACAAAGCAATGGATTATAGAGTTGATAATGTTGATGAAGCGATAGATTGGGCACTTGAAAAGGTTGAAGATGTTGAAAAAGATAGTGCTAAGGTAGAAGCTAATCAAATGATTATGATGACATCCAGTAAAATAAGTGATGCGATAGAATCAGGAGATATCATAAAGTGGTTTGAAGGTCTTGAAAAATTATTCTTAAAAACAGGTAAAATTGAAGAAAAAGTTCCTGTAGAAGAATTTGTTAGAACTGATATTATTGAAGAATCATTAAAATAA
- a CDS encoding ABC transporter ATP-binding protein, whose protein sequence is MARDKTNVKVDIKNVKKMYNTRNGEVVALNGVDLEIAENEFICVVGPSGCGKSTLLNIIAGLQHPSSGEVTVNNQVVKEPGPDRGVIFQQYALFPWLTVKQNVQFGLKLKKYTKEKLEEEALKYIDMVGLSDFMNAYPKELSGGMKQRVAIARGYAMNPEVLLMDEPFGALDAQTRTQLQSELLHTWETEKKTCFFITHDVEEAVILAQRVVVMSARPGRIKNIIDIDIPYPRTQETKMTKRFNELKNEIWSQVYEEYLEAKK, encoded by the coding sequence ATGGCAAGAGACAAGACAAATGTAAAAGTAGATATAAAAAATGTTAAGAAAATGTATAATACAAGAAATGGTGAAGTAGTAGCACTTAATGGTGTTGATTTAGAGATTGCAGAAAATGAATTCATTTGTGTAGTTGGTCCCAGTGGTTGTGGAAAGTCCACTTTACTTAATATAATTGCAGGACTACAACATCCATCTTCTGGAGAAGTTACAGTCAATAATCAAGTAGTTAAAGAACCAGGTCCAGATCGTGGAGTTATCTTTCAACAATATGCATTATTCCCTTGGTTAACTGTTAAACAGAATGTACAATTCGGTTTGAAACTTAAAAAATATACAAAAGAAAAATTAGAAGAAGAGGCACTGAAGTATATTGATATGGTAGGTTTATCTGATTTTATGAATGCTTATCCTAAGGAATTGTCAGGAGGTATGAAACAAAGAGTTGCTATAGCTAGAGGATATGCTATGAATCCGGAAGTATTATTGATGGACGAACCTTTTGGAGCACTAGATGCTCAGACAAGAACTCAATTACAAAGTGAGTTGTTACATACATGGGAAACAGAAAAGAAAACATGTTTTTTTATAACTCATGATGTTGAAGAAGCGGTAATTCTAGCTCAAAGGGTAGTAGTCATGAGTGCAAGACCTGGTAGAATCAAGAATATTATCGATATTGATATTCCATACCCAAGAACCCAAGAAACAAAAATGACTAAGAGATTCAACGAATTAAAAAACGAAATTTGGTCTCAAGTATATGAAGAATATTTAGAGGCTAAAAAATAA
- a CDS encoding ABC transporter permease, whose product MNSKSKKYLSIISIIVGILIWQLLALIPDIGVFLASPPETVRAFMNQVRKGSMFIDIGYSLFRVLGGFTIGLVVAIPVAFLMGWYPKFSGVVEPWIQFFRTIPPIALIPLVIVALGVGESAKIVVIFLASFLVMVVTIYQGVKSVDVTLIKAARVLGAKDKDIFFKVIVPASTPFILVGVRLGLAASLTTLVAAELTGAQVGLGEMIQSASLYLKMDVVILGIVIIGIIGFTLDKIVLFLERKLTGWQETRQM is encoded by the coding sequence ATGAATAGTAAAAGTAAGAAATATTTAAGTATTATTTCTATAATAGTTGGAATATTAATATGGCAGTTATTAGCGCTAATACCTGATATAGGTGTATTTTTAGCTAGTCCCCCTGAAACTGTCAGGGCATTTATGAATCAGGTCAGAAAAGGTTCTATGTTTATAGATATAGGATATAGTTTATTTAGAGTTTTAGGTGGATTTACAATTGGTCTTGTGGTTGCTATACCTGTAGCATTTTTAATGGGATGGTATCCAAAATTCAGTGGGGTGGTAGAACCCTGGATACAGTTTTTTAGAACTATTCCACCAATAGCATTGATTCCATTGGTTATCGTAGCATTAGGTGTTGGAGAAAGTGCAAAGATTGTAGTTATATTTCTGGCTTCATTCTTAGTTATGGTAGTAACAATCTATCAAGGGGTAAAATCTGTTGATGTAACACTTATAAAAGCCGCCAGAGTATTGGGTGCTAAAGATAAGGATATATTTTTTAAAGTAATAGTTCCTGCATCTACACCTTTTATATTAGTTGGTGTAAGATTAGGACTTGCAGCTTCATTAACTACTCTTGTTGCAGCAGAACTAACAGGAGCACAAGTTGGTTTAGGTGAAATGATTCAATCAGCAAGTTTATATCTAAAAATGGATGTTGTGATACTTGGAATAGTAATTATCGGAATTATTGGGTTTACATTAGATAAAATTGTTTTATTTTTAGAAAGGAAGCTAACAGGATGGCAAGAGACAAGACAAATGTAA
- the nagA gene encoding N-acetylglucosamine-6-phosphate deacetylase, whose amino-acid sequence MIIKNGKVLVDSEFSLRDVVIKDSKICGYNLDGLMDNQVIDAEGMYVLPGFIDVHTHGGNGIDTNLADKEELNKLSEFFATKGVTGYLPTILTDTHERTCEIVEMVGNTIKEQKEGSKILGIHMEGPFLSHEFKGAMPDDLIVDCSLEKLMEYEVRSNNNIKTITVAAENTGVQELIRYAVAKGIIVSLGHSGATYEDCMMCIEEGANRITHTFNGMRQLHQHQPSILGAALESDVYCEAICDGLHLHPGIVRLMIKTKGIDRVIGITDSVMAAGLPDGKYKLGVNDIVVINGDARLVHGDSRAGSTLTMDKALKNIMEFTRLPLEESIKMLTINPAKMLKIDRNKGSLDIDKDADIVIMDKDMNVIYTIVEGKIVYNNNLID is encoded by the coding sequence ATGATAATAAAAAATGGAAAGGTTTTAGTTGATAGCGAATTCAGTTTACGAGATGTAGTAATCAAGGATAGTAAAATCTGTGGATATAATTTAGACGGATTAATGGATAATCAGGTTATCGATGCAGAAGGTATGTATGTTCTACCAGGATTCATTGATGTTCATACTCATGGAGGAAATGGAATAGATACCAATCTTGCAGATAAAGAAGAGTTAAATAAGCTATCAGAGTTTTTTGCTACAAAAGGAGTAACAGGATATCTACCTACAATACTTACTGATACTCATGAGAGAACTTGTGAAATAGTTGAAATGGTTGGGAATACCATAAAAGAGCAGAAGGAAGGTTCTAAAATATTAGGAATACACATGGAAGGACCTTTTCTTTCCCATGAATTCAAAGGGGCTATGCCTGATGATTTAATTGTTGACTGTTCTTTAGAGAAGCTTATGGAATATGAAGTAAGATCTAATAATAACATTAAGACAATTACTGTTGCAGCAGAAAATACAGGTGTACAGGAATTAATAAGATATGCTGTAGCAAAAGGCATCATAGTTTCTTTGGGTCATAGTGGTGCTACATATGAAGATTGTATGATGTGTATAGAAGAGGGAGCCAATAGGATTACACATACTTTTAATGGTATGAGACAGCTTCATCAGCATCAACCATCAATTCTGGGTGCTGCCTTGGAAAGTGATGTCTATTGTGAGGCTATCTGTGATGGACTTCATTTACATCCTGGTATAGTAAGATTAATGATTAAGACAAAAGGAATTGATAGAGTAATAGGAATAACAGATAGTGTTATGGCTGCGGGGCTTCCTGATGGAAAGTATAAACTTGGTGTTAACGATATAGTTGTTATAAATGGAGATGCTAGATTAGTTCATGGAGATTCTCGTGCAGGTAGTACATTAACAATGGATAAGGCATTAAAGAATATTATGGAATTTACTAGATTACCTTTAGAAGAAAGCATAAAAATGTTAACTATCAATCCTGCTAAGATGCTTAAGATAGATAGAAATAAAGGTTCTTTAGATATTGATAAAGATGCAGACATTGTAATTATGGATAAGGATATGAATGTTATTTATACTATAGTAGAAGGGAAAATAGTATATAATAACAATTTGATAGATTAA